One stretch of Segatella copri DNA includes these proteins:
- a CDS encoding glycosyltransferase family 2 protein yields the protein MLKISILTPIYGVEKYIEQCARSLFEQSYASIEYIFVDDCTLDKSIGILQSLLKEYPERAQQVRIIHHDRNRGVGAARQTALMAATGDYLLFADSDDMLPKDAVEKLAGKAVSSHADLIDGGYREWYEGKAGRLQKPFEVSNEKLLKLLVCQNIITNRLWGRIYKRSLIMEHRIFFEEGINYAEDLFWNAQFMFYGKKVNIDDAVYYYRTDNENSYNHNISEKNLLSYFKSTRRLIDFFEQNDKKHQYLRATEIGIVNAYRWAANAHVAFEKVDQALAYKPKSCLISLIISLIKKGVPVKRVNLIYLAYRKLYTLLISAPSAAS from the coding sequence ATGCTGAAAATAAGTATCTTAACCCCTATCTATGGAGTAGAAAAATATATCGAACAGTGCGCCCGTTCACTGTTCGAGCAGTCGTATGCGTCTATCGAATACATCTTTGTAGATGACTGTACCCTCGATAAAAGTATCGGTATCCTACAATCGCTCCTGAAAGAATATCCTGAAAGAGCACAACAGGTACGCATCATCCACCACGACAGAAACCGGGGCGTGGGCGCTGCAAGACAGACGGCACTGATGGCAGCTACAGGCGATTATCTTTTATTTGCCGATAGCGATGACATGCTGCCGAAAGATGCAGTTGAGAAGCTGGCAGGAAAAGCAGTTAGTAGCCATGCCGACCTGATTGATGGCGGCTACCGGGAATGGTACGAAGGAAAAGCAGGAAGACTCCAGAAACCTTTTGAAGTTTCTAATGAGAAGCTGCTCAAACTGCTTGTCTGCCAGAACATCATCACCAACCGGCTGTGGGGCAGAATCTATAAGCGTTCGCTCATCATGGAGCACAGGATATTCTTTGAAGAGGGCATCAACTATGCAGAAGATCTTTTCTGGAATGCCCAGTTCATGTTCTACGGCAAAAAGGTGAACATCGATGATGCGGTATATTATTACCGTACCGACAATGAGAATTCCTACAATCACAACATCTCTGAAAAGAATCTCCTGTCATACTTCAAATCAACCCGCCGACTCATCGATTTTTTCGAGCAGAACGATAAGAAGCATCAGTACCTCAGAGCCACAGAGATAGGCATCGTCAATGCCTACCGCTGGGCGGCAAACGCTCATGTAGCCTTCGAAAAGGTGGATCAGGCGCTCGCATACAAGCCTAAGAGCTGCCTCATCAGCCTCATCATCAGCCTCATCAAAAAGGGGGTACCTGTCAAGAGGGTGAATCTTATCTACCTCGCTTACAGAAAGCTATACACTCTTCTAATATCTGCACCTTCAGCAGCTTCATGA
- a CDS encoding lipopolysaccharide biosynthesis protein has product MAESLKEKTAKGLFWGAMNSGSTQVLNILFGIFLARLLSPADYGIIGILTIFTLIAGNLQSSGFTQALVNIRKPTDNDYNSVFWFNVLVSLTMYVVLFFCAPLIADFFHQPCLTSLSRFVFLSFFISSFGIAQNGYMMKNMMNKEITIVNFMALISSNVVGLVLAFNGMAYWSLAWQQVIFILVLNIGRYYYTGWRPNFHIDFGPVRKMFGFSVKLLVTNIINTVSNNVLTFVFGRFYPINDVGNYSQAYNWDTKANSFVANTVGQIAQPVLASIQDDKNRELLVFRKMLRFTAFLSFPLMFGLTLVSREFILITIHEKWIASVPLLQILCVSGAFMPIYTLYQNLAISKGRSDVYMWCNIGQVVGLLALVLFCHQYGIQTMVIAYTLFIIVWLLVWQWMMKRVAGLRFLDVAKDILPFMLCAAATMVVTYFMTRSLQNIYLLLLVRLLVSATIYFCIMKLLKVQILEECIAFCKRGR; this is encoded by the coding sequence ATGGCAGAATCATTAAAGGAAAAAACCGCCAAGGGATTGTTCTGGGGAGCGATGAACAGTGGCTCTACCCAGGTACTCAATATCCTCTTTGGCATCTTCTTGGCGCGTTTGTTGTCGCCAGCCGATTATGGTATCATCGGCATCCTCACCATATTCACCCTGATAGCGGGCAATCTGCAGAGTAGCGGGTTTACCCAGGCACTGGTGAATATCAGAAAACCCACCGACAACGATTATAACTCGGTGTTCTGGTTTAATGTCCTGGTGAGTCTTACCATGTATGTGGTGCTCTTTTTCTGTGCGCCGCTGATAGCAGATTTCTTCCATCAGCCTTGTCTCACCTCCCTGTCACGCTTCGTGTTCCTGAGTTTCTTCATCTCTTCGTTTGGCATCGCCCAGAACGGATATATGATGAAGAACATGATGAACAAGGAGATTACCATCGTTAATTTCATGGCTCTGATCAGTTCGAATGTCGTGGGACTGGTGCTGGCATTCAACGGCATGGCTTACTGGAGTCTTGCCTGGCAGCAGGTTATCTTTATCCTCGTGCTGAATATAGGAAGATATTATTATACGGGATGGCGCCCGAATTTTCATATCGATTTCGGACCAGTGAGGAAGATGTTCGGATTCAGCGTGAAACTCCTGGTTACCAACATTATCAATACGGTGAGCAACAATGTATTGACCTTTGTCTTCGGCAGGTTCTATCCGATTAATGATGTGGGTAACTATAGTCAGGCATACAACTGGGACACCAAGGCTAATTCGTTTGTTGCCAATACGGTGGGACAGATAGCTCAGCCCGTCTTGGCTTCTATCCAGGACGATAAGAACCGCGAGTTGCTGGTGTTCAGAAAGATGCTCCGTTTCACGGCATTCCTTTCTTTCCCATTGATGTTTGGCTTGACTTTGGTATCACGCGAATTCATCCTGATTACGATTCATGAGAAATGGATTGCCAGTGTGCCGCTGTTGCAGATTCTCTGTGTGAGCGGTGCCTTTATGCCTATTTACACGCTTTATCAGAATCTGGCTATCAGCAAGGGACGTTCTGATGTGTATATGTGGTGCAACATCGGTCAGGTAGTGGGTTTGCTCGCCTTGGTGTTGTTCTGTCATCAATATGGCATCCAGACCATGGTGATAGCCTATACCTTATTTATAATAGTCTGGCTTTTGGTCTGGCAGTGGATGATGAAGCGTGTTGCCGGATTGCGGTTTCTGGATGTGGCAAAGGATATACTGCCATTCATGCTCTGTGCGGCAGCCACGATGGTAGTTACCTATTTTATGACCCGCAGCCTGCAGAACATCTATCTCCTGCTGCTGGTTCGTCTGCTGGTTTCAGCCACCATCTACTTCTGTATCATGAAGCTGCTGAAGGTGCAGATATTAGAAGAGTGTATAGCTTTCTGTAAGCGAGGTAGATAA